From the Gossypium hirsutum isolate 1008001.06 chromosome A02, Gossypium_hirsutum_v2.1, whole genome shotgun sequence genome, the window CCTCATTGTTTTCTTCTTGTTGACTCAGGATTTTGGACAGTGTGATGCAAAAAGGTGCACTGGGCGCAAACTTGCAAGATTTGGGTTGTTGAAAGAAAGTATCTGCTAGACTAAATTTCcctgaaatttaattttgttatgcaTGTTTGAATTTATCTTATTTATGTCATATCAAATGTGCTTTGTGCTCCGTAGACATTACAGTGCATGGATTGTTTTGTAGTTGTTTTGCATGAGACATGTGTCATTGTGTTGGATTCAAGACAAAGTTGCACCATACCTAAGGTTGGAATAAGTAAGAGTGAAGGATAACTAAGAGACTTATGGGTGGAAATTGGGTATGAATAGCCTGCCAATGGGTGTCTGGTGGCAGTAAATCAAATCTATTTTGAAATAAGATACGCATAATTTTACATGCAGAGGAGAAAGATTGAAATTCCTAGAAAACTTCTATGGGCTTTTAGAAAGGTAAAATGGAAAAGTTAACATTGAATTTTTGAAGTTGGCCCTTGGTTCCTGCTATAAATAAAGACTACTGTTTAGCATAGTCATCTGATACAAATAGATTCTGCCCTCATAAGCAATCACAAACTTAAGCTTTAGGAAATTAAAATTTCAGCTTTCACTTCCAGGGGCTTGGAAGTTGGTTCTAATATTCATAAATTGTCTTGTTGAGTTTAGGATCTTGCAATATTAGCCAGTCAAATGATTTGTCAATGGTCGATTTAGGGAATAGTAGTAACTTGTGAGTGCAATTAGTTTATGTAAGATCAATCGATTGATTCAGTCATTTTGACCTTAAGGTCATATTCACTTTCAACTAATCTGGAGCAATGAATGATTTCATGCAGGATTTGCGTGTAAATAGTGGTTTTGGTGGCATTGTTTTAAGGTACTTTCAATAAATCTTCTTTTTGTTTTGGGGAAAGGATGATTTGAACTCCCTTCTTTTAGTTAGCAGCATACATGCACCTATTATCAGGCCAAATGCTCGGGATGCCACGTTGAACAACTTTGACATTTGCTTTTCCTAAGTTGATGGTGTTACTCATCATCATAGAATATCACCCGATATTTGTTCTTTTGTACAAATATATTCTCATGGCTGATATGAAAATCATTCATGCATCTAAGAATACTCCCGAGTCCAAACTAATGTTGAGAAGCAAGCTGCAAGAACCTCTTCTTCTAGTTTTACCTAACAGTTTTGGCAAGCTTGTATTATCTGCTTTTTAATCCTTTGCTTCGACTTTAATAATCTTTTACTTATTTGTTTTGAACCTCTGCTGGGCAGTCCTGTTGGTAGTCAATGTGTCTCAAAAGAAGATTACAACTTAATAAAGAGGAAAGGGTTAGCTGTTGTGGATTGCTCATGGGCTCGACTTAGTGATGTACCCTTTGTGAAGCTGCGGTGTGGTGCTCCTcgcttgtgtatgaatataaacTTTTCAAGTGTTTCCTATGTGAATGAACTTTCTGCGCATTTTGTCTAACATATTTGGGcatttggctttttttttttttttgcctcaaCAATCTATTAGTACTTGCTTTATCCACAATTCCTCCTATAATGTCTTTCACAAATTATTGCTAGTACACAATTGTTACACATTATGGTTAAAGATGCATATGACGTCTTCACTGCTAAATTCATCAGATTTTAGTCTTTCAGTCAACATGTTGCAAACTTTTTCTTATCTCGTAGCATAATCATGACCACCTTGTGGATGATTTCAACAGTTACAAGCCCCCATTAATACATATTCTTATCATATCAGTCCAACAAGCCAGGAATTCTTCCgtcctttatttttatattgaattgtatgattcaAATAGGCTGCCTTTATATTTGACATGTATGGAACTTTGATGTCATTGTTGTTGCatcattttgaaatttcagtcctTAAGGTGCTTGATGATGTTTTAATAGCAGTAATATCCGGGATGCTAGTAATAGTACCTGTATGTTTTCTTTCAGTTTGATTTCAAATATGTTTGGCCCAGATGTGATACTTTCTATTGACTTTTTGTGAAATCAGATGacaggttgtttttttttttttgtgtgtgtgtgtggcataTTACAGTTATTACTTGTAACTGAACTCAATTACACTCCTCTTACGTCATATATGATGGAAAAAATTTAAATGACAATTCGAAAGTGAAACTTTTTCTTCCTACTCTTGTTGTTGTATACTTCTATATTCGTCTTAATCGGCTTTATACATAGAACATATAAATGAAAGCATAGTTGCATATTGTTTGGCATATGTACATCCCCATATCCTCGTTAAGAGTGATTCATATTTTACTGGTTTTCCATAATTTTGTCCTGTTTTCcaaatttgataaatttcttGGAATTGCAGTGCCATGGCTAGTGGCTGCAAACCCAGTAAATTATGGTCGCCCATGTGAGCTATCATGCGTAGAAGCATTATCTGCTGCTTTACTAATATGGTACTTATTTCCCTAATCAACATATATTTTCACAATCTAGCAGTTGTTTGGCTGAATTGAGGATATGGTTTCGATCACattgtttctttttcttctgtATGGTACGTCACTCAGAGTCTGATATGTTAACTGAGTAAGTCTTCTGGGTTTTTGTTCCTTTGTGATGTTTCAACAGTGGGGAAGAGGAAACTGCAAATTTGCTGTTAGGCAAGTTCAAATGGGGTCATGCCTTCCTGTCCCTTAACAGGTaccttattattattgtttttctaGTACAAAAAGTTTCAAATTGGTTGAAAGGTATGATCCATGTTCAAGTGGGGAAACATTCTTATTGGATTGGTGTAGGGAACTTTTGAAGGCATATTCTGAATGTGAAAATAGTGCTGACATCATATCAGTCCAAAATTCTTGGCTTTCCCAACAAAGGCAGGTCCCTAAGGTTCCACCAGATGCAGCAGAAGGTGCATCCAATGATTCAGAAGATGAGGAGGGTTCTTCCAATGATTCTGAAGATGGGCTACCTCCTCTAGAAAGGAACATGAACCATTTGAGTTTGCAGGAAAGTGATGATGAAAGTGAGTAAGTAGTATCCAGCAATAGTTTCATTCACAAGTAAGCACCATTAGTAAGTAGAAAGAGGGAAATATGTTATGGGGCCGTTTCTTATATGCTGCACATCTCTTACCCTGATTCCTTCAGACTTCCATTTCCTATAGgtgaaatgaaatattaaatcTAACGTAGGTAGAAAATGGTTTTTCCTACTTGTCAAGGATTACTATTTAACTGTTTTGTATCTGTTCGGAGGGAGGTGGGGCTGATTGGGCTTAACATATATTACTTTCTAATTGCTTAACATCTTATTTCAATGtttcaaaagattataaatttatttttagattaaatatctatatttttatgaaatttgaatTGGCTCGTTGATTAAACGAGCTGGGTGAGTAGATTGGGTTTTGGGCTTATACTGTAGTAATTGAAAATTTGTAGTAAAGATCCCTTattataaaaagggtaattttatttgattcattgaggtgttaagtttttctttttaaagttcgGTTAGCGAGTTTAAAGTAACAATTTGGTGATCAGCACGATAGATCAATACTCATTAATATGATGATAAATATACTTTAGATTTAAGTAAAAGTCTTGAAGATCAGAGTAGAAAGATATTTAGGTTTTTGGTTTGGAGGCGAAAGATATATGGATTTTGGTTTATAGGACTGTAATGTTTaaagttgttttataaaaaaaatgaatagtaCAATAGAAAGGGAATGAAAGCTTCGAATTGATGTGTGTGGTATTAATATAGGTGGTTATACAACAGTTCGATGatttagatgaaaattttaaaataatttaatgattattttataatttataattttaccgatttatttttaattaatgcttacCAAATAGATTAAGAAAATCATATATGTAAGATTTATGTTACATATTTAAGAATTAATTGTGAGTAAAAGAAAGGAGAAGTGGTAGTTGTTGGTTGAAAAGTAAATGGCACTTCCCACCTAGTGTTGCGTAGAACTTCATATAAGTTTCATAATtagaacttaattaatcattgcCTCTTAATAGTAATAAGATGGTGTCATATATTCTCTTCTCTCTCTTCTCCTTGAAGCTTCCACAGTTGTTATTAcgttaaaaaacatataaataaacgATAATTATTACGAAAATTAATCTATAATATTTataaagataatatatatataaaattatgagtTCGGACATTTTTTTGAATCCACTAGAatactattttcttttaatcatattattaaatttatatctaatttttttttgaagttttgctaattaacatttaaaaataattataatttaattcatcattATTAGTTAAAAGcttgtgctaattttaaaatagagataTTAATTCTTTAGaactctaagcataaaatataaaaaaattttgtaattataattacaattactaattaaaaattttgatataaaaaaaaagttgcgctaattttttttattattataaaatttgtgctaaattattgatgtaaaattgagttattactttaataaaattttaagcatattaattataacttaattattattagaATTAATTACGTTAATTAGTTATAGTTTTTGAATAATGTTATTtgctttaattacataaaataaaattatattgtaggttgaatatgttaaaaatattttaaatatgatttgaaactttttcattataatatttgaattaataagttaatatattttaattatatttaatttttatgctaATTACTACAattgaaatatcatatttaaaaaattaattaaacaattacCAACAAAAATCAATATTATAAAActcaatatttcaataaaatattgaACTTAAAAGCCAGATATTACAAAGTTTCAAGTACAAAAATATACAAATCCAAATAACGAccagtaaaattaattattataaaactcGAGCAGATCGataatcaaaataagaattaaacttATATTAGAACAAATCTTGACATGGCCAACATATAGTGGAATTTAAACTACACGGAATATTTACATATAGTAAAATTCAAATTatacaataataatgtaaataattttctaattttgggaaaattgaatttcaattttttaaatacctTATTTCATCTTGGTCATTGTaacaatttattaataatttatatgaatttgcAAAATTAGGAGAGACAAAAATAAATGtgtcaaaaagagaaaaagtcaAAACTCAAAGGAGCCATTCATAAAAGCAAAACAAGTATAAGGAAAAATGTGTAATTTCGGTTAAAAACAAATCATCACGTGACTTAAGCATGACTGAATAGAAAGTCGCTGAGGGGTAATTTAGGCATTTAATTGCCAACAAAAATCAATATTTCTACAACAATTGCCCTTGTCTCCTTGGATTCGATAATATGAGCAGAGGCACAAGctttttaaaaccctaatttcaccCATTTTCTCTCTCAAAATTCTAAAAGAAAAGACCAACCAGATTATATTATATTCAAAACAGAGAAAAAAGAATCAATTGCTCATCAACCACTCTCTCATAAAAAAGCGTTTTCTATTttccatttactttttttttattttgttttttcttctaatttttccTTGTTTTCGATAACTTTGTCTTTGTTGAAAACTAGGGTTTGCGCTAATGGTGGGTTTTGTCTGTTGAAATTAGGGTAtttttggttttcgattctcctgTAAGGGAAGTGTGGTTGTGGTGGCTTCCCAAATATATAGTCCTGTGAGTAatctctatttcttttctttctgcaTGCATTTTTCTAATGGGTGTTATTGCATTTCTAAATACGATTAATTTTTGTGCGATAGTTTCAGTTCATTAGTTTCCTGTGAATTCGGCATTTTTTCTTTGCTAGTGAAGGAAATTTCTCATTTCCGAAGATAGGATATGGAAAATTTTGGGCTGGAAATGAATATATTACtgttttttattgctttttttttttgctcagtAGCTTTTTGGGAGGAAGGGGACTtttcttgtatatatattttgtccAGGCAAATAAGGTAAACCCCCCCCCCATTTTGTGGTGACTGGTTTTGTGTTAACTAAATACTTTATTGCTTTCCTTTTCTATATTTTACATGAAGATTTGCTATTCTTCTGGGTTAATTTCTTGGAATTATTTTATTGGCTTTGCTGTATTTATTCAAATTGTTTAAACAGCTAGATATCATGCCTTCGGCTCCTTTATTTCTTCTAccttataagcataatttaactTCATTTTTTAATATAACATGTTTTACTATAATCTTATCTGTTTGGGTTTTCTGGTGAAAGACTGAGGAATGTGCGTTTTCTGGTAGGTTTTGAAGGTGAGTTTGGGTTGGAAAAGATGTCATCAAAATATCAAATACTTGACAATAGACCAATTGATCAATGGAAGGTTACAGAGTTGAAAGAAGAACTTAAGAGGCGGAAACTGATAACTCGGGGCTTGAAAGAGGAGTTGGTAAGACGGTTGGATGAGGCCGTTAGATTGGAAAGGGAAAATGCTGAAACTGAGGAAGATAATGGTTTTAATTCTGATCCCCAGCCTACAGATGAGGGAGGGATTGAAAAGGCAATGCCAGTTACTTCTGAGACAGTTAAAGATGATGTGGATCATAGTGGCAGTAAGATCAAGGAGAGTGGGGTAAAGGTTCATGTTGACATTAATGAGAGTGCAGCTGCTTTGGGTCATGAAGGAGTTCAAGGAAGCGACAGCTTGGTGGAAAAGGAGCTTGTTTCTGAAACCACCACTATTCAGACTGAGATAACGGTTACCAAGAATGTGGTATCTGAGGTACCATCTACTGAGAAAGAGAGCTCAGGAAAAAATGAGAATGTGAATACTGATATCGAAGTGGAGAGTGAGGATTCTAAGCTCCAGTTCAAGACTGATGATCCAAAGCCCAGGTTGGAGAATGAGGGTCCAAAGCCTGAGTTGGAAAATGAGGGTTCAAAGCCCGAGGTGGAGAGTGAGGGTCTAAAGCCTGAGGGGGAGAATGATGATCCAAAGGGCCAGCTGCAGTGTGTGGGTTCAAAGCCTCAGCTGGACCTTGAAGAGTCGAAGGTGCAGCTGGAGAACGAGGGTTTGAAGGCTCCCCACGAAGATGACGTGCGTGATTCGTCTGCTCCAAACATCCAGGTATCTGAGGTCAGCCCTGATTTAGGGTTTCAAGTAAAATCTGATTCTATTTCTACTGATTCTGTCTCAAATAATGAAAAGATTgaattaaaggataatatactTGCTGATAATGTCAAATTAGACCTAGATGTTGTAAAGCCAGAGATGGTGGAACCATCATCCAGCAATGTTGTTCCAATTAGTGGTGAATCACATCCAATGGATGTTGAAGATCCGCCTGAGAACAAGGCACCTGTTGATGAGAGAGATGACAAGAATGTTACAAATGTAGACATCGGTAATAAAAATGACAGTGCTGAGATGGCATACTCagaaaaattaaatttggatAGAAGTTCTGGTGATGACTCTATGGAGGAGGATGTGCTTGAGAGTAAACAAATTGATTCAAAATGTAGTACTGATGAAATGGGAGATAAGAGTGAGAAGAATAGAGCACCTATTGTCAAGGAGAAAAGTCCTGTTGGTGTTTTAAGAGATGATTTATCTATAGATAAAAAGGACACCTTGGTTGAGAATAAGAGCCGGTCTTTTGTTCCTGCTGAGAAAAGAAAGCTTCATGGTAAGTGAAAATGGCCTGCAATTGTTAGTGTCTTTCTTTGCATGTGTGCATACTTTTACCTTACTGATAACATTCTGAAGCTAAGGTGATTGGATAGTAGTTAACGCCAATTCTTAagacaaataatttaaattggttTTTTGAAACTTGATCTGCTTCAGTTGCACTTGTGGAATGTgataatattgttttaaattcTTGTGTATTTGATAGTTTATACACTATTTTTCCATGGATGGTGCATGGTTTGGAAGCGCTTTACTTGTTAGAGTGCTGCAGCTTTGGTTTTGAAGATGATGTATATAGTTTTCGGCTAGAAATTGCTTTGGTGTTcatttttaatccttttattgGTTCCTGTGACTACATGGAGCCTTAGACAACAAAATTATTGGTATTTTTAATATTGAGCTTTCTCTGTTACCAAGGGAATacattttagaattttgattAGTCGTGAGAATGAAATTAATAGTTCCCTTGTGGGTGAATGGTGATTCTCACCTGATGAGCTGTCTATACAGATCAGGAACCTGTTGGGAACAATGAGCTTTCTAAATGGCGTAAATGGAATTCTGACAATATAAAAGTTCCAGAACATCAAGGCAATCTTGCGCCCACCACAACACCTAAAGACACAGCTCAGCCTGCTGCTTTGAGACTTAACTTCTCTAGATCAGACTCAACGGCAAGTGAAGGTACACCAAAGGAACGTGTTGGTGAGTTGTCATCTCTCAGTCAGCTGATACGAATTGAATTCTACTGATTGTTGTTTTAACATCTGAATGGTTTACGTTTCATCTTATTTGGCAGTTCCCCCTTCACAAAATGCTCCAACCACTTCCCTCAGAATTGATCATTTTCTTCGCCCTTTTACCTTGAAAGCTGTACAAGAACTTCTAGGGAAAACTGGGACTGTAACAAACTTCTGGATGGACCATATTAAGACCCATTGCTATGTTACAGTAAGACTTATTGCTTTGTTTCCATCTCCGATGGGACTTTTGTGGTCTATGATCAATTATTCATTTTGGCTTTTTATTGTTGGGCTGATTCAATATATCTAATCAACTTTGGGAATTGCTTTATTGGTGCAGTATTCATCTGTAGAAGAAGCAATAGAGACACGAAATGCTGTTTACAACCTACAATGGCCACCTAATGGTGGACGCCTATTGGTGGCTGACTTTGTTGATCCCCAGGAAGTTAAAACCCGGCTTGATGCTCCACCACAGACTCCAACTACTCCTGGGACTTCTGGTTCTATTGCTCCTCAAGCTCAACCTGCTTCTCAGCCCCAGCCCTCTCCACGTCAGCAGGTTTCTAGACAGCAGCATCCACCGCCTTCTGCACTTCCTCCACCACCGCCTTTGTCTAACCCTCCACCAGTTAGAGAAAGGCTCCCTCTTCCTCCACCACCTGCAGAGAAAGTAGATCCTCCTATTGTCACTCTGGATGATCTATTTTGGAAAACCAAAGCAATTCCTCGTATCTACTATTTGCCTTTGTCTGATGAACAAGTTGCAGCAAAGCAAGCAGCACATGGCAGAAACATCTAGCAGTAGAGATGAGGCTATAGTTTTATCCCTGGCTGCTCTTCTGGTTTTCGTATCGGTTGGTCTGTACCTTAGATAATGGTAAGAAAACTGTCACATAATTGCATGTTTGCAGGTCTGCAGGTTTTGCTTTATAGGAAGGAATTGTTGCAGCCGTGCAGAGGGAACTTGTCCAGTATGGGTATTGGTTTTTCTGCCGGCTACTTGTGGGCTTGAGTTCAAGTTCCATTTAGCACTAAAATCCTTCAAAACTGAGATCTCTCTGTAGTAATGGATCGATTATCCTTTGTTCTAATTTGGTTTTCCTACAGAACAATAGCCTCAACTCTTATGAACCTGATTTTGTAGAATTTAACTTTTACTCTGGATGTTAATTTTACATAGATTTGTTAAAAGTGAATGTAGGCTTTACTCATTTGTATGTGTAGTTTCATCCAGggtttttatcatttatttatgtatGTGCAACGTGCTTTGAACCTGATGATTGAGGTTCTTCTCTCCATCTCATACCTTGGATTGAGCTTCGTTTgagattagattttattttatggCAAAAACCAAAAACTATTAGATGAAGATTTTTAAAGTATTCACGGTTCACAATGTTAGTATTTATAATTGATAAAtacatttatgaaaaataaattattaaaatttcacaaattataaaaatatttaatatggatgtaattatatttgtaaaattttataaatactcctaatagaataaaaaatttgaaatatatgcATCATAATGGTAAATTCGGTCCCACTTAAAGTTTTTGCACAAATAGGAGTTATATTAAATGGGCTAAATTTGGTTAATATGCTGGGTTTTTTTTAACTAGGGGTTTAGGTcggttttaaaattaattaaggaAATAAGTCATTTTTAAGAGGGAGAAAGTGAAAGTATGTCCAATTAGACGTGCTTTCCTTCAATGGTAAAATACAACAGCTTTTTGATCGTTGCTGAGCCAAACGGTGAAAAGAAattgtcaaaaaaaatttaaaatctccaaatgacaattttttttaacttaaaaatacctcccatttttttttcattcacattcttttctcaattctctcaagctttttattcaatatttatttatatttttatttaaaatattattttttaattatattgtattttattcactcaggtcaatttttaaaaaatagacgCCTCTCTAATTTACTTTGATAACAACCATATTTCCACTGCCCAATTAGCAATGATAAGACGAAATTTAAAATGTCgcttttttaattatgttaattttttttgataagtctaaatatttttttatgttataaataggCGGAGAGCCTCCGATTCCTGAATTTCATGGATACAGACAAGAGGTCGGATTATTGCATGCCTCTCTCATATAAGGGACTTGCTATCTTTGCAAAAAACGCATCTAGCTGGACACATTTTTACTTTCTCTCTCCTAAAAATAACATATTTCtctaatcaattttaaaattgacctaaagttcaaattgaaaaataaaagggtatattAATCAAATTTAGCCTATTAAAtgtcattttaaatattttacatattttaaatattgataatgttcttttgaaagaaattgagttattaatttttttttaaattatacataaaaatttaaaataattaccaaaaaagtagatccattttataattttaaaaaccttTATAGTTTATACCTCCTCAATTTCGATGAAAATACGATCAAGAAGGGCAATTTAGGCATTTGAATAAAACCAAAATGGGTTTTTCTAGAACAATTGGTCTCTGCCTTTTTGGATTCGAtaataatggttttttttttaaaaaccctaatttcaccATTGTTTCAATTTTCTCCCCATTTTCTCTCTCAAAAtcctaaaaagaaaagaacaaccaggttatattatattcaaaacagccaaaaaataaaaatcaattgctCATCAACCACTCTctcataaaattcattttctattttccatttacttttttttattttgttttttcttctaatttttccTTATTTTCAATAACTTTCTCTTTGTTGAAAACTAGGGTTTGCGCTAATGGTGGGTTTTGTCTGTTGAAATTAGGGTATTTTTGGGATAAATATTCAATTCTCCTGTAAGGGAAGTGTGGTTGTAGTGGCTTCCCAAATATATAGGCCTGTGAGTAATCTCTATTTCTTTCCTCTCTGCATGCATTTTTAATGGGTgttattgcaatttttttttaaaatacgatTAGTTTTTGGTGTGATTGTTTCAGTTCATTAGTTTCTTGGTAAATCGGCATTTCGTTTCTTGCtggttatgattttttttttcattaccgAAGCTAGGATACAGAAAATTTTGGGCTGAAAATGTATTTACTGTTTTTTATGCCTTATTTTGTTCAGTATTTGTGCTTTTTGGGAGAAAGGGGAACTTTCTTGTATATATACTTTGTCCAGGCAaataagttgtttttttttttgaacccTCGTTTTGTGGTGTCAGGTTTTGTGTTGACTAAATACTTCATTGCtttccttttatatattttacatgaaGATTTGCTATTCTTCTGGGTTAAtttcttgtaattattttctTGGCTCTACTGCATTTATTCAAATTGTTTAAACAGCTATATATCATTCCTTCGGCTCCTTTATTTCTGCTACCTTATAAGCATGGCTTAACTTTATTTTGCAGTATAACATGCTTTCTTTGGTCTTGTTGGCGCTTTCTTTCTACTGCACATGTTTTACTAGAATTTTTTTGTTTGGCTTTTTTTGTGAatgactgagaaatgtgaccttTTCTAGTAGGTTTGAAGGTGAGTTTGGGTTGGAAAAGATGTCATCAAAATATCAAATACTTGACAATAGACCAATTGATCAATGGAAGGTTACAGAGTTGAAAGAAGAACTTAAGAGGCGGAAACTGACAATTCGGGGCTTGAAAGAGGAGTTGGTAAGACGTTTGGATGAGGCCCTTAGATTGGAAAGGGAAAATGCTGAAACTGAGGAAGATAATGGTTTTAATTCTGATCCCCAGCCTACAGATGAGGGAGGGATTGAAAAGGCAATGGCAGTTATTGTTGAGACAGTTAAAGATGATGTGGATCATAGTAGCAGTGAGATCAAGAAGGAGAGTGGGGTGAAGGTTCATGTTGACATTAATGAGAGTGCAGCTGCTTTGGGTCATGAAGGAGTTCAAGGAAGCGACAGCTTGGTGGAAAAGGAGCTTGTTTCTGAAACCACTACTATTCAGACTGAGATAATGGTTACCAAGAATGTGGTATCTGAGGTACCATCTACTGAGAAAGAGAGCTCAGGGCAAAATGAGAATGTGTATACTGATATCAAAGTGGAGAGTGAGGATCCTAAGCTCCAGTTCGAGACTGATGATCCAAAGCCTGAGGTGGAGAATGATGATCCAAAGGGCCAACTGCAGGGTTCAAATCCTCAGCTGGAGGGTGATGATGATTCGAAGCCTCAGCTGGACATTGAAGATTCGAAGGTGCAGCTGGAGAACGAGGGTTTGAAGGTTCTACACGAGGATGACGTGCATGATTCTTCTGCTCCGAACATCCAGGTATCTGAGGTCAGCCCTGATTTAGGGTTGCAAGTAAAATCTGATTCTATATCTACTGATTCTGTCTCAAATAATGAAAAGATTgaattaaaggataatatactTGCTGATAATGTCAAATTAGACTTAGATGTTGTAAAGCCAGAGATGGTGGAACCATCATCCAGCAATGTTGTCCCAATTAGTGGTGAATCACATCCAATGGATGTTGAAGATCCGCCTGAGAACAAGGCACCTGTTGATGGGAGAGATGGCAAGAATGTTACAAATGTAGACATGGGTAATAAAAATGACAGTGCTGAGACAACCTACTCGGAAAAATTAAATTTGGATAGAAGTTCTGGTGATGACTCTATGGAGGAGGATATGCTTGAGAGTAAACAAATTGATTCAAAATCTAGTACTGATGAAATGGGAGATAAGAGTGAGAATAATGGAGCACCTATTATCAAGGAGAAAAGTCCTCTTGGTGATGTAAGAGATGATTTATCTGTAGATAAAAAGGACACCTTGGTTGAGAATAAGAGCCGGTCTTTTGTTCCTGCTGAGAAAAGAAAGCGTCATGGTAAGTGGCAACGGCCTGCAATTGTTAGTGTCTTTCTTTGCATGTGTGCATACTTTTACCTTAC encodes:
- the LOC107951673 gene encoding 18S rRNA aminocarboxypropyltransferase, whose amino-acid sequence is MGHNKPRRFKTHNSHRGQSSRNHQFQREDESLPHDQPPEEEPNIPKVQLAMWDFGQCDAKRCTGRKLARFGLLKDLRVNSGFGGIVLSPVGSQCVSKEDYNLIKRKGLAVVDCSWARLSDVPFVKLRCGAPRLLPWLVAANPVNYGRPCELSCVEALSAALLICGEEETANLLLGKFKWGHAFLSLNRELLKAYSECENSADIISVQNSWLSQQRQVPKVPPDAAEGASNDSEDEEGSSNDSEDGLPPLERNMNHLSLQESDDESE
- the LOC107951674 gene encoding apoptotic chromatin condensation inducer in the nucleus isoform X1, encoding MSSKYQILDNRPIDQWKVTELKEELKRRKLITRGLKEELVRRLDEAVRLERENAETEEDNGFNSDPQPTDEGGIEKAMPVTSETVKDDVDHSGSKIKESGVKVHVDINESAAALGHEGVQGSDSLVEKELVSETTTIQTEITVTKNVVSEVPSTEKESSGKNENVNTDIEVESEDSKLQFKTDDPKPRLENEGPKPELENEGSKPEVESEGLKPEGENDDPKGQLQCVGSKPQLDLEESKVQLENEGLKAPHEDDVRDSSAPNIQVSEVSPDLGFQVKSDSISTDSVSNNEKIELKDNILADNVKLDLDVVKPEMVEPSSSNVVPISGESHPMDVEDPPENKAPVDERDDKNVTNVDIGNKNDSAEMAYSEKLNLDRSSGDDSMEEDVLESKQIDSKCSTDEMGDKSEKNRAPIVKEKSPVGVLRDDLSIDKKDTLVENKSRSFVPAEKRKLHDQEPVGNNELSKWRKWNSDNIKVPEHQGNLAPTTTPKDTAQPAALRLNFSRSDSTASEGTPKERVVPPSQNAPTTSLRIDHFLRPFTLKAVQELLGKTGTVTNFWMDHIKTHCYVTYSSVEEAIETRNAVYNLQWPPNGGRLLVADFVDPQEVKTRLDAPPQTPTTPGTSGSIAPQAQPASQPQPSPRQQVSRQQHPPPSALPPPPPLSNPPPVRERLPLPPPPAEKVDPPIVTLDDLFWKTKAIPRIYYLPLSDEQVAAKQAAHGRNI
- the LOC107951674 gene encoding apoptotic chromatin condensation inducer in the nucleus isoform X2, translated to MSSKYQILDNRPIDQWKVTELKEELKRRKLITRGLKEELVRRLDEAVRLERENAETEEDNGFNSDPQPTDEGGIEKAMPVTSETVKDDVDHSGSKIKESGVKVHVDINESAAALGHEGVQGSDSLVEKELVSETTTIQTEITVTKNVVSEVPSTEKESSGKNENVNTDIEVESEDSKLQFKTDDPKPRLENEGPKPELENEGSKPEVESEGLKPEGENDDPKGQLQCVGSKPQLDLEESKVQLENEGLKAPHEDDVRDSSAPNIQVSEVSPDLGFQVKSDSISTDSVSNNEKIELKDNILADNVKLDLDVVKPEMVEPSSSNVVPISGESHPMDVEDPPENKAPVDERDDKNVTNVDIGNKNDSAEMAYSEKLNLDRSSGDDSMEEDVLESKQIDSKCSTDEMGDKSEKNRAPIVKEKSPVGVLRDDLSIDKKDTLVENKSRSFVPAEKRKLHDQEPVGNNELSKWRKWNSDNIKVPEHQGNLAPTTTPKDTAQPAALRLNFSRSDSTASEVPPSQNAPTTSLRIDHFLRPFTLKAVQELLGKTGTVTNFWMDHIKTHCYVTYSSVEEAIETRNAVYNLQWPPNGGRLLVADFVDPQEVKTRLDAPPQTPTTPGTSGSIAPQAQPASQPQPSPRQQVSRQQHPPPSALPPPPPLSNPPPVRERLPLPPPPAEKVDPPIVTLDDLFWKTKAIPRIYYLPLSDEQVAAKQAAHGRNI